The DNA window gaggtctcaaggttggcaagtatgagcagtAGCTGCCCTCACTTGAAAAGTGGCTGCGAGAAGATGACGTCACAAATGTGTCAGGGCGGAGCTGTGACGTTTCACGTTAGCAAAGCAGGTGCTTACTACGCTGGATAATTACATCTTCTAGCTTGACATTTTGACCACAAATTGCTCTATTATGACATTGCCTAACAACGacacaattaaatatatatatatatatatgcaaacacGCCCGGCGTGGATAGTCTAGCTGTCTGGGTACAGCTTAGTTTAGCTAGCTGTTTAGCTTACGAGCCACTTCCGGCCTGGCATGTTTTATTAGTTGTACTTCCGACGTGGCATGTTTTATTAGTTGTACGCCAACTGTGAAAAAAGGCGGAGTAATGTCCCAAACAATACGTGTTGAAATCTTCCTAGGAACTACTAAACAATGCCCACCATCTTCCTGTGTCACTCCGCGGCTATGTTGGCCCCAGTGGAGGAGCAACAACGCCGGCCTGCCTACCTTTAGCGCGGTGTGTCGGGAAGAGCTTCTCTGCTTTACGGAGGAACTTGAGCGCCTTCTCCTTGTCCCCAGCATCTATGGCTTTGGCGGCGATGTTGACACATTTGTCAGCCTCGTCCCTGTTTCCTTCCATCTTCTTTCCTCCTCCTTCCTTCCTGCCCAGCTGGGTCAGCTGACACACCACGTGATCACCTACTCGTTggccactacattaggtacacccgtaTCACCATGCTCTCTTTTGGTTGACACTGTCAGAGAAGTGTTAGCCAATATATGTTATTTATTAAATAGTACATCAGATAATAAAACTGCTTAATTTATTtagacatttattttatttagggatTAATCATAAATATTacgtaatgtacagtatgtataatatgtgtgatgttatgagctagggaatattcGAACTACAATACCCAGCATGCAGCAGTCGTGACGAGCATGCGTGGTAGCCCCCGGTGTGTCGCCATGACGGTGTTTATGAGCACACTGTGAGCCTCGTCTGCATTTATtacaattagacagacaacacaatatgtattatattcatattatataacatatatacatataataatatattagtaaattaattgtttattattaggggtgtaacgattcctATAAACAACGATTCGTTGTTTTGAAGTTGCCGATACGATTAAAGgacgatatatattttttcagaaCGATACGATCCGAAATGATTCAGTACATGGAAAtcgatttatatatttatatatatatatatatatatatatatatatatatatatatatatatatatatatatatatatatatatatatatatatatatatatatatatatatatatatatatatacatatatatatatacaggatatatcaatcaatcaatcaattcctttattgtcattgtcataataacacttacgTCATACATGTCAatgagattttgtttgagctttatatacattatacacatacacacatatatacatatatgtatatatacatatatatatatatatacaggatatatatacatatatacacatacatacatatacacacatatacacacatttatacatatatatttatatgtatatatatatatatatacacatgtgtatgtatatacatatatatatatatatacatatatacacatatacacatccatacatacatatatacacatatatagacacattttatagacacacacacacacacacacacacacacacacacacacacacacacacacacacacatatattaatataaatatatatatatgtgtgtgtctatatatgtgtatatatgggtcatgtgtcatatatatatatatatatatatatatatatatatatatatatatatatatatatatatatatatatatatatatatatatatatatatatatggaagccCAACTGGCAGAGCacagatatatcgatatattttaatCGTTAAACCCCAatttataatacatataataattaGTTTTAAATAACATACTAATTCAATTACAATAAATTAAACTATGTAAACCCATATGTAGTATTATTTACTGAATGAACTTTAAATATTAGTTTTATCAAGATATAATATTAAGTACAAATATATTAATCTGGTCGACCAAATCTTTCCAGCAATAATTGTTGAAATATTGATCAAATCAATTGAAATAAATATGAGAGAAAATGGATAATATTACGTGACAGCTATTAACTCCGCTTCTCCTGGGATGTGAAaacaatgacatttttaaaaatgcctATTAATTagtttgaataaaacatttttgaacaTAACAGTTTGAAAGTAAAGACAATGGTGGCTTTTGACTCCAATACAAACCCAAAGTTTAACTTAAGCATGCAGAtatcaaatattttcatttgtGGAAATACTGTAGTTGTTGGAAATGCATTTAATATTTGTGTTAAACTGAAAGAACAAgaaggacatttttcaaagtttattTTGAAGTCTGAAGATGAATACAAATTATTTACAAAACACATCAATATACTCATATTTCTTGAAGATATTACGTATACAGTAACATAATTGAGATGGCATAGATAGGAATGGAGACTTTAGGTAAATAATATAGTACAATATTAAGACTTTACATAAGCCTTAATGTAATGGTATAAAGTTGTCAACAAAATGTCCTTAAGGAGACGTCGGAGTGCAGTCACATGGCTTAAAAGCCCCTCCCACCTCTCGCTCCATTCGTAGAGTACACATTCCCCTCATGCTGGCGTACGTGAGGGCGGCATTTTAGCTGCGAACGACCCCATGCTGTTGAGCACGGCGTGGATGCGGAAGTGCAGCCGTGACTCCATGCTGTAGTCCTTGTAGTCCATCCTGAAAATCATCATCGTCGCCTCGTTAGCCTTTTTATCCTTTGCGAAATATCGGAATAAAGTTCAGCGTTTGGCACGACAACTTACTTGGCGCTTTCGATCACAAAGATGGCCTTTTCAATGTCGCCTCTCTGCTTGTGCAGCAAGCCCAGCTCGTACATGGTGAACGGCACCAGGTAGTTGTCATGCTTCAGATCACTTTCACTGCAATAATTGCCAATAAATGAATATTTTCTATTCAAAAAAGTGGTCAAATCTCACTTTGGTTTAGGAATCCTTAAAACTTAGTTTTATTATAATGTAGTGACAccaaatttggcaaaaaaaaaaaaaaaaagatcaggcCCTTCTACTAACTGTGGGTGCACAGAAATTATGTTTGTGACTAGACAGGTTTGAAATGTTGAGACAAGTGGTCACATTTCACATTTGCATGTTCTTTCTGGCATTCAGCCACACACCAAATGTGGCCAACAAACATCTTACTATGTCTTTTTAAGCATGCAAAATGTGTTGGAACACATATTATTACAGCTTCTGCATAGTTGTGACTAGACGGGTTTGAAATGTTGACACAAGTGTTCTTTCTGGCAATAGGCCGCAAACCAAATTTGGCTAGCAAAAAAATGAAGTGGTCACTTTAATGCAAAAAGGGGGTGAACCTATACTAGTAGAGCCGTTGTATTGTTGTGACTAGATGGGTTTGAAATTGTGACACGAGTGGTCAAATAACAGGTTGATCTGTTTTTTCCTGGCATTAAGTTGCATACAAGACTAACAAAAAAATCTAGCCATGTCTTTGTAGGCAGTCTAAATGTGAGCGAACCGATattatttcaccctctgtatggTTTTGACTAGATGGGTTTGAAATTGTGACACAAGTGGTCAAATAATACGTTGATCTGTTTTTTTCCTGGCATTAAGTTGCATACAAGACTAACAAAAAATCTTTGTAGGCAGTCTAAATGTGAGCGAACCGATAATATTTGAGCCGATGTATGGTTGTGACTAGACGGGTTTGAAATGTTGACACAAGTGGTCAAATTACACATTCAGACAGTCTTTCTAGCATCATGCGGCAAACCAAATTTggcttacaaaaaaaataatttgacccctttaggctaaaataaggttgAAGAGGTGTAATTTAAGCCTTTGTATAGTTGTGACTAGATGGGTTTGAAATGTGGacccaagtgattcaattacatGTTTGCATATGCTTTCTGGCATTCAGCCACATACCAAATGTGGCCAACAAACATCTAACTGgtgcctgatgattacctgctaaacgctaagcactgactacatgcgctctgaatacgcactgctgattggctgttaccgctctgtttgtaaccaatcagatggttgtgtgggcgggacaatgctgggtgctgtgtagagtcctgacagagacggaggcagaaggaagcggaggcggctacttaatatgttcgtgcggaaactcgttcggtacacctccgaaccgaacccaaaacccccgtaccgaaacggttcaatacaaatacacgtaccgttacacccctagactAGACGGGTTTAAAATGTTGATAAAAGTGGTCAAATTACCCATCTACTTACAGTTTTATTTCTGCCATTAAGCTGGGCCCTTTTAGGCAAAAAAGGGGCGACCATATATTTTCTTTACAGCCGTTCTATGGTTGTGACTAGACGGGTTTGACATTTTGACACAACTGGTGGAAATAAACTCGGTGTGTTTTTTTCTGGCACGAATCTACCTAATATCAGATTCAAACCGAAAATGAAGCAGGCCTATTTAGGCAGACACACTTTGTAAGTAGCTGACCTGGAGATGACGCGGTTGAAGCAGATCTCCGCCTGGTCCAGTTGCCCTAACTGCCTCAGACACAAGCCCTTAAGCAGCTGAACGACACACTGGTCATCCAAGTGGTAGTCTGATTGGTCTggacatataaaaaaaatatatattttctataaAAAAAGCTGCAACAAGATATGCTTTTTCCCCCAACTTTGTCCTTACCTGGAGTATACTTGAGATCCTCTTCGGCTTTGTCTAAAGTCTGCAGGATGCTTTCAGTCAAGTCAGCACGTTTGCCAACTATAGTGAAGCCGTTCCACACGTACATCATCTCCTACAACATGATCACAGCTGTTTACTTACAATATCCATTTGTAATACAGTAagaatattattatataatattcgACAGTGCAGCCAAGACAccacaaactcccttcttgtctctcatggacacacacctgttattgttgactttggactagctaCTGCAcaaacatcaaggccgcggaacagagacacactacgggcttacacacacacgcaaccacaaaaatatacgccacacacatacataccccacccccccaacccaacgcactcgacgcaaatcccacaggggtgatgaatggatgctcagtgcctgagagctgcggccctaccatcatgaccccgcactcccttccctctgttgctagatatctggagatgtatgttgtaatatgtatatgtgctttgctatggaggttttttcccactccagactgggcccccttaggattccagtctagattgtatttttttttactcatccgtacccagcgttttacctttttcccatcttttacggggcgccttgtggcgacccatcagcgttcctgttctgtaaccctgtacactgtttgtttgtctaatcttgaacgggtttgtgctgaaaacaaagttccgttgtacctgtgcaatgacaataaagacctatctatccatctatccatccatccatccatccatccatctaatgTTGATTCCAGTTCAAATGTGCTGACCAGAGCCGGGACGAGCAGTTTGGAAGGCTTGGGCGAGGTGTATCTCTGAGCTTTCTTGGCAGCAAACTTCTCAGTTGGAATGGACTTTCCAGCCATCCTCAGCCTCAGACCATCAACCTCCCTGAAAAAAGTGTCACATTTACAGTAAATGACTTCCTGTTTGACACACAGTATGGAAGTCTATTTCTTGAAAGggatgagcggtagaaaatggatggatggatgttgttctCAATTTAAACATTACCTGTACAAGTCCACCACATTTTCACCGAGTTTTTTCACTTCCTCCTCTGGGAGCATGCTCAGTATGGACGCCTTCTGGAATACATAGATGGCCTGCAAGAAAACATGATAATAGAAGAttgttgcatgtttttttttaacatcaacgCCAATGTAGCTTGTTCTTTTTGTAAACACGCTGGGCGATTTAGCATCTTCGACAAAacctaatatacattttttattaaactcGGAAGAATAAAGTCAACAAACTTTACATTCGTGTTTTTTGTAAACATGGAAAACTAAAGTCATCAAagtttatatttgtgtttttgtaaacatggaagactaaagtcaacaaattttatatttgtgttttcgTAAACATGGAAGACTAAAGTCAATAAACTttacatacatgtatttgtaAACTTGGAAGACTAAAGTCatcaaactttatatttgtgtttttgtaaacatagaagactaaagtcaacaaactttatatttgtctttttgtaaaCATGGAATACTAGAGTCAATAAACTTTACAtatgtgtttttgtaaacatggaAGACTAAAGTCATTAAACTTTAGATACGTGTTTTCGTAAACATGGAAGACTAAATAAAGTCAACAAACTTTATATTTGTGTTTTCGTAAACATGTAAGACTAAAGTCAACAAACTTTATATTTGTGTTTTCGTAAACATGGAAGACTAAAGTCAACAAACTTTACATACGTGTTGTTGTAAACATGGAAGACTAAAGTAAACAAactttatatttgtgtttttgtaaacatggaAGATTAGAGTCAATAAACTTTCCATACGTGTATTTGTAAACTTGGAAGACTAAAGACAACAAACTTTACATACATGTTTTTGTAAACATGGAAGACTAAAGTCAACAAactttatatttgtgtttttgtaaacatggaAGACTAAAGTCAACAAACTTTACATACGTGTTTTTCGTAAACATGGAAGACTAAAGTCATCAAACTTTACATACGTGTTGTTATAAACATGGAAGACTAAAGTAAACAAactttatatttgtgtttttgtaaacatggaAGACTAGAGTCAATAAACTTTACATACGTGTATTTGTAAACATGGAAGACTAAAGTCAACAAactttatatttgtgtttttgtaaacatggaAGACTAAAGTCAACAAACTTTATATTTGTGTTTTCGTAAACATGGAAGACTAATGTCAACAAactttatatttgtgtttttgtaaacatggaAGACTAAAGTATACAAACTTTACATACGTGTAGTTGTAAACATGGAAGACTAGAGTCAATAAACTTTACATGCGTAAATATGGAAGACTAAAGTCAACAAATTtcacatttgtgtttttgttaacatGGAAGACTAAAGTCATCAAACTTTACATACGTGTTATCGTAAACATGGAAGACTAAAGTCAACAAACTTTATATTTGTGTTTTCGTAAACATGGAAGACTAAAGTCAACAAACTTTACATACAGTACGTGTTTTCGTAAAACATGTAAGACTAAAGTCAACAAactttatatttgtgtttttgtaaacatggaagactaaagtcaacaaactttatatttgtgtttttgtaaacatggaagactaaagtcaacaaactttatatttgtgtttttgtaaacatggaAGACTAGAGTCAATAAACTTTACATGCGTAAATATGGAAGACTAAAGTCAACAAATTtcacatttgtgtttttgttaacatGGAAGACTAAAGTCATCAAACTTTACATACGTGTTATCGTAAACATGGAAGACTAAAGTCAACAAACTTTATATTTGTGTTATCGTAAACATGGAAGACTAAAGTCAACAAACTTTACATACAGTACGTGTTTTCGTAAAACATGTAAGACTAAAGTCAACAAactttatatttgtgtttttgtaaacatggaAGACTAAAGTCAATAAACTTTACATACGTAAACTTGGAAGACTAAAGTCAACAAATGTTACATACGTAAATATGGAAGACTAAAGTCAACAAAGTTCACATTTGTGTTTTCGTAAACATGGAAAACTCAAGTCAAGAAACTTTGCATTTGTTTTTGCGTAAACATAGAAGACTGAAATCAATAAACTTTACATACGTGTTTTCATTAACATTAACATGAAGGACTAAAGTTAACAAACTTTACATACGTGTTTTAGTAAACACGAAAGACTAAagtaagaaaaaaactaaaacttaaacTAAACTTTGAAGACTACTTAGAGTCAACAAAACTCATGCACGTttttttaacactcaaaaaagtTAGTGTTCTTAGCGGGCCCAAAGTATGTTTTTTGCGTAAACAATGAAAATGCTTTACTTTCTTCAACAGACCTAACAAACATTTTTTCGGAGACAccaaagaaaagtttgttttcaacAAACCGGATGTACGTTTTTCTTAAACACGACAATTTAGCATCTTCAACGAAACTAACATACGAGTTTTTGTAAAAACCTAATGAAAATTTAGAGTCCACAATGAAGCTAACAtatgtgtttttgtaaacattgaaGGTGATTTAGAGTCAATGGAACTTATGTACATTTTTTGAACATTCAAGTCAAatgtttaacaaaataaaatgtatttgcgtacacaaagaaaacatattttcacACTTTCCTAAATGTCTCAGCCAAAGCAGGTTTTCAACGAACATTTGAATAAAGAGTGAAGGCAACTTAGTGTTCAAATGACCAAACACGTTTTTTGTCAACTATGAAGATGATTTAAAGTCTTTAACAAACCTAACGTACGCTTTTCGTGTAATCGTTGAGGACTACACACCGTCGATCTTTCAACAAACCTAGCGCACCTTTTTCGTACACTGAACACGACTGGGTCTTTAACAAAATGCCTGTTTTATGAAACATTTTTCAATGATATAATGTACGCGTTTTGGTAAACATCAACgacagttttgtgtttttttccccccacaaatACTCAAGAGTATTTAGCATCTTCAACTTTTCATAGCTTTTCAAAATAATTTAGACTTCAACGAACTTCACACACATTTTTCGTAAGCACTGAAGATAATTTCGAAGCTCTGATGAAGCTAACGCGGTTTTAGTAAacatcaaaaaacaatttgataCACTGAATGTACAGGAAAGGAGAAAAGAGAAGTGGACCCAAGCCGACATGCACCTCAAATTTCTTACTACAAAGCCACTATTGGACACATTTCAAACACGACATCATATTTAAGCATTACAGTAAAAGCTGGTAAAAGTTTCCAACATTCACCTGTGACCACTTGCTTTCTTTACAGAGCAGGTCAGCGTAATGGTACGCCTCCCTCCAGTTCTGTTCAAAGGAGTAGGCCCACATCAGCTCCCAGTAGCACAGGTGGTGGATCTGTCGCCACTCCTGCTGGGAGGCGATACACGCGTGGAACTTTTCTTGcgcctacacacacacattgaaacaCAACAATCAGCTAGCAAGTGCACGCAAAGTGTAGACGTGTCATAGTGCAGTTATTGGTCCTCACCAGTGTGATGTTTCCTTTGAGCAAGGCAATTCTTGCGATGTAAAAAAGCATGAGGGCCCCCTGTGGAAAACACATGCAGGGAATCAGTGACACAAATTGTGTCTCACATAATAACATTGAAAATTCGAACTACAATATTActctgtacactgcaaaaagtgaaatctaagcaagatgaaatacctcaaataagggtgatatttgaagaaataagaagaagaaaaaatatgattttgtcattatttaattttgtcttttaAGAAGACAATGAAACTCGCAAACAAGAAGTAAGTCTTCTGGctttaataatacaataatttaaaaaaattaaatataaaagaaAATTCTCATtgcctgtattatttttttcccctatcACATGAATGAACTAACATTTGAAAAAAGATAGAACatttaataataaacattttaaataaacattttaaaatgtaatactgtTATTAAACCATGCTTCAAATgtcaaacataaataaataaataaataatacaaataaaataggaaaaacaaacacataaataaataatatattaatatatattcatacatatatatacactaccgttcaaaagtttggggtcacccaaacaatttagtggaatagccttcatttctaagaacaagaatagactgtcgagtttcagatgaaagttctctttttctggccattttgagcgtttaattgagcccacaaatgtgatgctccagaaagtcaatctgctcaaaggaaggtcagttttgtagcttctgtaacgagctaaagtgttttcagatgtgtgaacatgattgcacaagggttttctaatcatcaattagccttctgagccaatgagcaaacacattgtaccattagaacactggagtgatagttgctggaaatgggcctatgcagacatttgcagctagaatagtcatttaccacattagcaatgtatagagtgtatttctttcatgttaagactagtttaaagttatcttcattgaaaagtacagtgtttttccttaaaaaataaggacatttacatgtgaccccaaacttttgaacggtagtgtatgtatttacaatttaaaatctaAACACTAATACAACAACAGCAATGAATCCTAGAGCTTCCCTTTTACTATTTATTAACCTTCTCCTTGGCCTTTTTATAACTGCTTTTGATTTGATTTCTGATCAAAATGATGAATTGATTACAATAAAATGAAGGATGTTGTTGCCAAACTATCATTGTAATTTTACCCTTCAGACCTACAGGGGGGCGGTTAACTTCCACACTAACAATGAGGCGAGTCTACACGGTTGAGACTCACTATGGAGGAACAAATGACTATTGTGTGACAACAATGACTGAGCTAGCTATTCAACAGTGTTTACAAAATGATTGCTTTTAACTACACAATGTGCCTGCAATGTTATCTTATTTCATGACACACGAGTTCTGAAGCAACTCACATTTGGGAACCTTTTGGCATAAGGCTCCAGCAGAGCCTCCGCCTCGCTGAGGTCCACATCGCCAGCGCCTTAGGATAAAGAAGAAAGGTGTTTAGAAGGCAACAAGATAGTGTGCCATGAATGAATGGCCGCCTTACCCAGAATGACTGAGATGTAAAGATGATACATGAGCAGAGTCAAGGTGCTCAGAATGGAGCGCAGACTGTCGCTGGACGCCCCCGCTCTCAACTGGGACAAACCCATCTCCTGCGGAACGGCCACATTTATACATGCACACCAGTCACTTGCGTGGCGGACTTACTCTGTCCCCCGAGAAACCCAAAAACTCCATCAGCTTGAGGATTCTGGATGGAAGCAGCGAGAGTATCTAGAAGTAAACCAGAAGTGTATTGGAATCCAGCGGCTTGACAGTGTACTGGCTTGCCCGTGCTTGTTGGTGCGAGTGGGACCTCCTACCAAATTAAATGATCCGATGCCCATGTGGACGCCCCCTCTGAAGTGGACGTTTGTGCTGTTCTTCTTTTCCATTTCCTTATCAGCATTCGCCATGGCCTGACACTCTCTGCCCAGACATGTAACACCCATTTATACCCTTCATTTAACACCTTGTTTAACCAACCGCAAGATGTGTTGGTCTACAAAAGTCTCTAATCGGCGACAGTTTGAAAGACATTGGCCTTggtagctgtggctgtaggcaacttcctggtgtatttgtatttgttgaTAAACTCCACATGATGCATCTGGCAGCTTTATCTACCTCTGCATGCGCTCTCAAATGTCACTTGCGAAACTGTTTTGCACTTGTACTAGTGTTTACGATGAACTTATCGCCGGtattaatgctgactgagcagtttgcgTCTTACTATAATTACATTCTGTTGCTGCTGTTGTGAAATATACTTGCTAATAAATGACCTACAGTATATCATATGAGTTTTCAAATGTTGTCAATAATACACTGCaaacactgaaatctaagtaggatgaaatatctcaaataagggtgatatttgcttattttctgtctgataagatcattcttctcactaagcagatttgatgttagagtgttttacttgttttaagtgttttgctcctaaatgatgtcagtaagatattacagcttgttgctgagatttgatgagctatattgagtaaaacatgcttgaaactagaatatcaactgttgtgtcatcaacactcacaagtagaaaactactttcttaaagtcatcatttcttacttcaagcatgaacaaaaaaaatcatgactttgacacaattgtgtctcataattaaaacagatgacagccaaatgctgttttattttcaatgaaacaatagaaaatatgtactcatatagtagtacacttgttattagtgagaatatacttattttaaggtatttgtgggttcattgaggttagctaatttgacttgttttggaaagtcttgacaagccacattttcttgttctattggcagataattttgcttagttcaaataaaatacccctcgtttttgaacactgactttttgcagtgtagagaatcgtgtttaaagattctgcaacatctccAGGATGCTTCATTTAAGAACGGCAAGTCgactaatgcttgttttcagaacaaggtactttttttttacctaaaaagtCCTGCTAagttctagatatacaaatcttaatttaggatatcttatcaagtaaaattaattagctacatggacagataatttcacaaactttttgtatttttttcctcaaatttaGTATACgtatcttatattttgtcagctcttt is part of the Entelurus aequoreus isolate RoL-2023_Sb linkage group LG22, RoL_Eaeq_v1.1, whole genome shotgun sequence genome and encodes:
- the LOC133639471 gene encoding tetratricopeptide repeat protein 39B-like gives rise to the protein METEDYSQQQMDAHCSNGDTSKPPMGLEDSLKECAVALELFLNNRFTDALAHLKPWKNQSMYHAMGYGSMLVMQAAMTFDPKDMDAAMESLSESLLTCQRFRRKTGIMETLASLWNRQSPEALTEEEMHAELCYAEVLLQKAALTFLDESIIGFIKGGMRIRSSYQIYKECQAMANADKEMEKKNSTNVHFRGGVHMGIGSFNLILSLLPSRILKLMEFLGFSGDREMGLSQLRAGASSDSLRSILSTLTLLMYHLYISVILGAGDVDLSEAEALLEPYAKRFPNGALMLFYIARIALLKGNITLAQEKFHACIASQQEWRQIHHLCYWELMWAYSFEQNWREAYHYADLLCKESKWSQAIYVFQKASILSMLPEEEVKKLGENVVDLYREVDGLRLRMAGKSIPTEKFAAKKAQRYTSPKPSKLLVPALEMMYVWNGFTIVGKRADLTESILQTLDKAEEDLKYTPDQSDYHLDDQCVVQLLKGLCLRQLGQLDQAEICFNRVISSESDLKHDNYLVPFTMYELGLLHKQRGDIEKAIFVIESAKMDYKDYSMESRLHFRIHAVLNSMGSFAAKMPPSRTPA